In Plasmodium malariae genome assembly, chromosome: 11, the following proteins share a genomic window:
- the TK gene encoding transketolase, putative, which translates to MIIMNVELDKKCINEIRMLSAELPLQANSGHQGAPIGCAPIAHILWAYVMNYYNEDTKWINRDRFVLSNGHASALLYTMLYLTEQGLTMEDLKNFRQLESLTPGHPERHITKGVEVTTGPLGQGAANAVGMAICAHNLAEKYNTKEHKLFDNYVYAICGDGCMQEGVFCEAASLAGHLGLGRLILLYDDNKITIDGNTELSFTEDIQKKFEALNWEVKRVSDGNTDFQKILHQIEECKKNLKQPSLIIVQTTCGFGTKVEGTCKSHGLALKEEDIKNAKKFFGLDPEKKFYISDEVKKFYKNVIEKKKENYMKWKKMFDDFTLKYPEVGQEILRRFQNELPYGWKEVLPKYTTMDSPGATRNLSGVVLNSLNKILPELIGGSADLSESNCTSLKDEKDITKNSFANKYIRYGVREHGMVAITNGIYSYGGFKPFCGTFLNFYTYAFGALRLSALSNYHILCIATHDSVELGEDGPTHQPIEVLSLLRSTPNLNIIRPADGNEVSGAYLSHFTNSMGPTVIALCRNKVPHIKNTSAENVLKGAYILEDFDDSNDKQKVIISGCGSELQLCVDAKNILTNEHNLNVRLVSFPSWTLFQKQTEEYKHHVMMHNNPNIVRFYIEPASTHGFDTYFNVYIGINQFGYSAPKDKIWEHLGITSNHIVQKVLTFIKTKLK; encoded by the coding sequence ATGATCATCATGAATGTCGAACTAGACAAAAAATGCATCAACGAAATTCGCATGTTATCGGCCGAATTGCCTCTACAAGCTAATAGTGGCCATCAGGGAGCTCCTATCGGTTGTGCACCTATAGCCCATATTTTATGGGCATATGTAATGAATTATTACAATGAAGATACGAAATGGATTAACCGAGACAGGTTTGTTTTATCGAATGGACATGCTAGTGCACTGTTATATACAATGTTATATTTGACAGAACAAGGATTAACTATGGAagacttaaaaaattttagacAATTAGAAAGTTTAACCCCAGGTCATCCAGAAAGGCATATTACCAAAGGAGTAGAAGTAACAACAGGACCATTAGGGCAAGGTGCAGCAAACGCAGTTGGAATGGCAATATGTGCTCATAATTTAgcagaaaaatataacacaaAAGAACATAAACTTTTTGATAATTATGTTTATGCTATATGTGGAGATGGATGTATGCAAGAAGGCGTTTTTTGTGAAGCAGCTTCTCTTGCAGGTCATCTAGGATTAGGTAGACTAATACTACTATATGATgacaataaaataacaatagATGGAAATACAGAATTATCTTTTACGGAAGATATTCAAAAGAAATTTGAAGCATTAAATTGGGAAGTTAAAAGAGTAAGTGATGGAAATACggattttcaaaaaattttacatcaaatagaagaatgtaaaaaaaatttaaaacaacCATCTTTAATCATAGTTCAAACAACTTGTGGTTTTGGAACAAAAGTTGAAGGAACATGTAAATCTCATGGTTTAGcattaaaagaagaagatataaaaaatgctaAGAAATTTTTTGGTTTAGATCcagaaaagaaattttacaTCTCAgatgaagtaaaaaaattttataaaaatgtaatagaaaagaaaaaagagaattatatgaaatggaaaaaaatgtttgatgattttactttaaaataTCCTGAAGTAGGTCAGGAAATTTTAAGAAGATTTCAAAATGAATTACCGTATGGTTGGAAAGAAGTATTACCTAAATATACAACTATGGATTCACCAGGTGCTACAAGAAATTTGTCAGGTGTTGTTTTAAatagtttaaataaaatattacctGAATTAATAGGAGGAAGTGCAGATTTATCAGAATCGAACTGTACATCATTAAAAGATGAAAAGGATATAACGAAAAATTCTTttgcaaataaatatattagatatGGTGTAAGAGAACATGGAATGGTTGCAATTACAAATggaatatattcatatggaGGGTTCAAACCTTTTTGTGGTACTTTTCTTAACTTTTACACATATGCATTTGGTGCTTTAAGATTATCAGCATTGTcaaattatcatatattatgtattgcTACACATGATTCTGTTGAGTTAGGAGAAGATGGACCTACACATCAGCCTATTGAAGTTTTATCCTTACTTAGATCAACCCCAAATTTGAATATAATTAGACCAGCAGATGGAAACGAAGTATCAGGTGCATATCTAAGTCATTTTACAAATTCTATGGGTCCAACTGTTATAGCATTATGTAGAAATAAAGTACcacatataaaaaacacATCAGCagaaaatgtattaaaaggtgcatatatattagaagATTTTGATGATTCAAATGATAAACAAAAAGTTATCATAAGTGGTTGTGGATCTGAATTACAGTTATGTGTTGatgcaaaaaatattttaacaaatgaACACAATTTAAATGTTCGACTTGTTAGTTTTCCCTCTTGGACCTTGTTTCAAAAACAAACAGAAGAATATAAACACCATGTTATGATGCATAATAATCCTAATATAGTTAGGTTTTATATTGAACCAGCATCTACTCATGGGTTCGATACTTATTTTAACGTCTACATAGGTATTAATCAGTTTGGCTATTCAGCACCTAAAGATAAAATATGGGAGCATCTGGGTATCACGTCGAATCATATTGTTCAAAAGGTGTtgacatttataaaaacaaagttaaaatga
- the PmUG01_11052400 gene encoding conserved Plasmodium protein, unknown function translates to MKDPEYNMITHTIEVNCLSDNHSTILYKCLSSDESLKHNGMYKHVYVSGSLIKIELQSNTCEDIRYKAKNIYDYLQFFFKTIETFV, encoded by the exons atgaagGACCCGGAGTATAACATGATTACTCA CACAATAGAAGTCAATTGTTTGTCTGATAATCACAgtactattttatataaatgtttatcaAGCGATGAATCATTAAAACACAATGGAATGTATAAGCACGTATACGTATCTGGCagcttaataaaaat CGAATTGCAGAGTAATACATGTGAAGATATAAGATATAAAGCTAAAAACATTTACGattatttacaatttttttttaaaaccaTAGAAACgtttgtataa
- the PmUG01_11052500 gene encoding peptidyl-tRNA hydrolase PTRHD1, putative: protein MQENTIVQYILINKEILDKKWPLGSIIAQACHACIAVIAENIDDQIVKEYISAEKINNMHKIILKVDDSNELKKLSSVLDKESLKYKIWIEYPENVLSAVAIKPYYKDTVKDYFKKYQLLRKL, encoded by the exons ATGCAAGAAAACACAATagttcaatatattttaataaataaagaaattttagATAAAAAATGGCCTTTAGGATCTATTATAGCGCAAGCTTGTCATGCATG CATTGCAGTGATAGCTGAGAACATCGACGATCAAATagtaaaagaatatatatcggcggaaaaaataaataacatgcataagattattttaaaagttgACGACTCGAATGAGCTAAAAAAGTTATCAAGTGTTTTGGATAAAGAAtctttgaaatataaaatttggaTTGAGTATCCAGAAAATGTGTTGTCAGCTGTTGCAATAAAACCATATTATAAGGATACTGTAAAagattatttcaaaaaatatcaattatTAAGAAAGTTATAA